TGCGGCCTCCTGCCGGTCGGAGAGCAGGCTCAGATAGGCTCTGGCAAAGGTCTTCTCGACCGTGGTGCGTGGCAGGAAGGGATAGACGTCCAGGTCCAGCCTGGGCGGTACGCGTTCGATCCGGCACAGGACGAGGTGCTTGACGGCATCGAAGCCGATGGCGCCAAGATCGATGGCCTGTTCCACCGCCGCCTGAAGATCGGCGACGGCGAACGTTTCCAGCAGGCGCAGCACCTGAACATATTCGCGCCTGCCATGTTTGTGCATGCGCCCTTCCATCAACCGCTGCAGTGTCGTAAACGCTTCGGGCAGATCCCAGTCCTGCAAAGGGGCGGCCTGGTCGAATGCGTTGATCTTCTGCTCGATCAGCGGGAGATAGTGTAGCGGGTCGAAGATAACCTCCTCGCGGGCATAGCAACGGGGATGACGGGCTATGACTTCGCTGCGGCAACCGATTACCACCACATCGACATAGGCCCTGATCCAGACCTCCTGATGGCCCCAGGCCACCGGAACCGAATAATCGTTGGTCTTGTAGCGCACCAGCGATTGCGAGGAGACCCGCCCGCTGGTCTGATCGCAGGCCTCGAAGGGTGTAGCGGCAAGAGGCTGCATGGCGGCAAGATCGCGCTGCAGGCGCTCGCCGATCGTCTCACTCTCCCCGCGCACCTTGTCCTGCTGGCGCTTGCGGCATTGCTCCTCCAGCCACAGGTTGAACGCCTCCCAGGTCGGGAACTTCGGGATCGGCACCATGAAATTGCGGCGGCAGTAACCAACCAGCCCTTCCACATTGCCTTTCTCGTTCCCCTTGCCCGGGCGGGCATAGCGGTCGCGGATCACGTAATGCGACAGGAAAGCGCTGAACAGCGTAGCACGCTTGCGCGTGCCGTCTGGCAGGATCTTCGCCACAAGACAGCGATCGTTGTCGTAGACGATCGAGCGCGGCACCGCGCCGAAGAACGCAAAGGCATGAACGTGTCCGTCCACCCAGGCTTCCGCCACTGCCGCCGGATAGGCCCGCACATAGCAGGCATCACTGTGCGGCAGATCGAGCGCGAAGAAGTAGGCCTTCTGCAGGACCCCGCCGATCTCCACCAGCGCTTCCCCGAAATCGGCCTGCGCATCTCCCGCCGGGTGCGCCAGCGGCACGAACATCTCCCGGCTGCGCTGCTCGCGCTCCCGGACGTAATCCTTGATGATCGTATAGCCGCCAGTGAAACCATGCTCGGTGCGCAAACGGTCGAATACCCGCTTCGCCGTATGGCGCTGCTTGCGCGGGACGCCGCGGTCCCCTTAAAGCCATCCATCAATGATCGCCACAAACCCGTCCAGCTTCGGGCGCTGCGGTACAGACTGACGCCGGTAACCCGGTGGCGATGAAAACGACAGCATCTTGCGCACCGTGTCGCGCGACACATTGAAACGCTTCGCCGCCGCCCGCTGGCTCATGCCATCCGCGCAAGCCAAACGGACCTGAAGATAAAGTTCCACGCTGTAGATCCTCACACCTCCCTGACTTCGCAGAAAGGCTTCAAGGTGGACGACTTTTACGCCGCCCGCAGCGGGGCTATCCCGCCGCTAGCGTGGTCGAATATTGCTCCGCCGTTCTCAAAATCACACTTCTGCCAAAGTAGTGATAGGCTTGGTGTCGAAACGCTGCTTTCCCAGACCGCGCAGCCGATCAGGCCCGGAACACAGCCCTCCCCGCTCCTGGCGTCTTAAATGCCGTGTCGAAATCTATGTCACGAAAACGGGTGAATTGTCGCACTGCCAGCGGCCCTCTTCCCAATGGAAGCTGACCCGTTGCGCGTTGCTGATCGCGGGCGGCTCGCCGTTGCGCCAGAACGCCTGCATCTTGTCCCGGTCGTCCAGATCGGCGTCGGCGACGATCGCGTGCGCGGCTTGGATGAACTGCCCATGCCCGAACACATAGACCAGCGAGGCGGGCGGCATGGCGGTGAGCCGCGCTAGCGCGGCCTCGCAGCGCCGTAGCAAGGTGGCGAAGCTCTCCGTCCCCCCCGTCGCAATAATCAGGATCGGCCGCGCCCCAATAGCGTTCAAGGTGCGGCATCCGTTCGGCGCTGCGCGTGCCGTTCCAGCGCGCCGGTTGCAGATAGGTGAACTCTTCTATCGGCCGCACCTCCACCGGCACGCCGGGAAAGCGCGCGATCGTCGGCGCGGCCGTCTGCCGGGTGCGGGTGTAGGGCGACGTGACGATGAGCGCGGGCGCTTGCGTCCAGCTCGCCGCAACGTCGCGCGCCTGTTCCTGGCCCAGCTCCGTCAGCTCGATCGCGCCGAGATCATGGCACGACACGCCGGCGTTGCCGGTGCTTTGGCCGTGGCGGATGAAGATCGCTCGCATGGCTTGCGCTCAATTCAGCCGCAAGGCGCGGTCGTGATCCTGACCCGGCCCAAGGAAGCGATAGACAACGATCCTATCGCTCCGCACCGCGTAGAGGATGCCGTAGCCATGATAGGACCGTCGCCGAATACCGTGATGCTCGTAGCGCGGGACCAGCGGGAAGGCGCGGGGCATCCCGCCGAGGCGCTGGGCGGCGTCCTCCAGCTCCGCAACAAACGTCACCGCGCGGGGTGGATTGTCTTTGGCAATGTGGCGGCCGATCGCGCGAAGATCATGGCGCGAACCCGGAGTCAGAAAGACTTTCATTGAAGCGGCTGCTCACCCGCCATTCCTTCAATTTCCGCTCGAATTTCCGCGCAGACTTCGCCAAGATCATAGAGGCGGCCCGCCTTCTCATCCTCAAGGCCAAGCTCGATCGAGGCGTCCAGCTCGCGCAGCCAACGCTGCTCATCTTCCGTTTCGGACTGATCGCGGCGGATCAGGTCGCGCACATAATCGCTGGCGCTGGCATATTGGCCGCTGTCGATACGGTTCTGCACAAAGTCCCGCATTGGATCGGGCAGCGAAACATTCATGGTAGCCATCGGCTGATTCCTCCTGCGCCCTATATGGCAAAAATTGCCACAGCCTTCAATCCTCTGCCCTGCTCGCGCTATTGCCATCATGCAAATCCGTCATAAGCGCATCGACGCTGCGGAAGCGTGTCCCCCCTTCCCGCTTCCAGTTCCTCCATCGCCTCACGCGTCGCGGCTTGGCCGCTCAGTTCGGCCGCAGCCATTTCGGGCTGCGAACTTCGCCTTGCGCGCCTCATAGCGGGCGCGGCGCTCCGGACTCCAATCCTTCATGCGATCAGCCACAAGATCACGAAGCGGACGATGACCGGCCATTTTAACAAATCCTCCCTAAGTCAGAATCTGGATGCCGCGTCGCTTCACCAACGTCAGCAGGGCGAGCGTCGCACCAGTCGGCCGCATCGTGCCGGTCTCCCAGCTCTGGACCGTGCGCTTGTGCGCCCACAGCAAGCGCGCGAACCCGGCCTGGCTCAAACCGCTGTCCCGGCGCAGCCGCCTGATTTCGGCCGCCTCCATCGGCGGATAGAGGATTTCGCCGTCTCGATCAGTCCCTGCCATGGTCGTGCATCCCCGCCATGCCGGCGGCGGCGGTCGCGTCGGCTATGGCGTCGTTGTCTTTGATTTCCTCGATCGTGAACCGCTTCCCGTTGCCTTTCACCATCCCGCGCAGATCGTCCCACGAGCTTTTGCGCGGTGTTGGCTGCTCGATGCCCGCTGCCGTCGCGGCGGTCATCAGGTCATCCAGCGAGAATCTGTCAAACTTCACGCGCAGGAGGTCGTCGAGCGGCCCTGTCAGCCCGAGCCGCTTGGCGGCCTCGCCCCGTGGCACTTCCCACAACTTCACCTGCTCGCGGATGCCCAGCATCTGGTCTGCCCGCGCCTTCAACTCGGCAGCTTCCTCAGGCGTATCGGCGATCGCGTCAAAGACGTTGGCGAAGGTTTCGACAATCATGTCGTTGGCGCTCAAGCGGCATCATACGCTCTCATGACCGTCATTTTGGAAGCGGAGCCGCACAGAACCTACACCAAAACTGAGGTCCGGTGTAATTGAAACTGATGATGCACCTGATGGGTGTGCCGCGAGCCGATCGACGACGATTGATCATGCTCTCATCCGCGGATTGACTACCGCATTTCCCATTTCCGTCGTGGGCCTTCCTCTCTCTAAGCACGGGCATCGGTCGAAACCTGCCCCAACGTACGCCGAGGGTTACCCATCTTGCCTGGTCTTCGCGGCACGCCCATCAGGTCCAATAACTTGAGATGCCGTCGTCATGCGGGCTGCATACGTCGCCCGATGTCCCAGACAAATCCCACCAATTCGCGAGCGATCGCCGTGATGACCTTCGGCAAGGGCTTCCCGGACGCAGCCAACATCCGGTAGCGCTGGCACAGTCGGACTTGTGCTTTCCAGGCGATGGCTTTGACTTCATCCGGCAGTCCCTCGACCCGGGCTCGATAGCGGCGTTCTTCCCGCGCTGGCAGTCGATAGGACCAGGCCGCCTCCACCAACATTGCTCGCGCTTCGCGGTTGCCGGTCTTCGTTATTGCGCCTCGGCGCGTCCGGGCACCACTCGACGCTTCAGACGGGACCAGCCCCAGCCAACCCATGAGCTGTTTTGGGGTATCGAACCGACCAAGGTCGCCTATTTCTGCAACTAAGGTGGC
This Sphingobium yanoikuyae DNA region includes the following protein-coding sequences:
- a CDS encoding type II toxin-antitoxin system RelE/ParE family toxin — its product is MKVFLTPGSRHDLRAIGRHIAKDNPPRAVTFVAELEDAAQRLGGMPRAFPLVPRYEHHGIRRRSYHGYGILYAVRSDRIVVYRFLGPGQDHDRALRLN
- a CDS encoding type II toxin-antitoxin system ParD family antitoxin, with the translated sequence MMAIARAGQRIEGCGNFCHIGRRRNQPMATMNVSLPDPMRDFVQNRIDSGQYASASDYVRDLIRRDQSETEDEQRWLRELDASIELGLEDEKAGRLYDLGEVCAEIRAEIEGMAGEQPLQ
- a CDS encoding helix-turn-helix domain-containing protein, with translation MAGTDRDGEILYPPMEAAEIRRLRRDSGLSQAGFARLLWAHKRTVQSWETGTMRPTGATLALLTLVKRRGIQILT
- a CDS encoding helix-turn-helix domain-containing protein — protein: MSANDMIVETFANVFDAIADTPEEAAELKARADQMLGIREQVKLWEVPRGEAAKRLGLTGPLDDLLRVKFDRFSLDDLMTAATAAGIEQPTPRKSSWDDLRGMVKGNGKRFTIEEIKDNDAIADATAAAGMAGMHDHGRD